The following DNA comes from Palaemon carinicauda isolate YSFRI2023 chromosome 22, ASM3689809v2, whole genome shotgun sequence.
CGGAAACATAACGCAACGGATCAGCTTGCTCtgaaactttaaaatatatatctaatataggtATACCCTGTTCCACAGGACCCATATGATATGCAAAATTATTAAAATGTGAAGCAAATCCTTGCTTGAGTTGTTACTTCTGCGAGCTGACGGATAAAATGATCCAGGGTATCAACTCAATCTCCTACCTTAGATTCCAGTGGTCAAAAATAGTAGACCGGATCGCAATATAGCAAGGGTGTTGTAGTTGAAGGGCTGAAGTAATTAGAGATCTTAGAGGGAAAGTTGCCTACATCATGCCCTGTGCACCATCAAAACCCTTATTCACTGTTGCAATAGAACCACTAGACAAAACTTTGAGTTAGGCTAGGGTTCGAAATTCGGCAGGCTATGCTAGAATTTTTGGCAAAGATGAGGAAGTTATGAAGCTTATTACTGTGCTGTCAAAGCCTGAAAACTAATTATGAGCTAGAGTGGCCTTATCATGATCTTCCCCActgtaatcaactagcctagttTTCTCTGAATTGTTCCCTTGATTATAAATGAGTTTCCATTTATGTTTAGAACTTTTAATCTGGTCAGTAACCATTTGAAATACTTTTCAATTTGAGGAACAGAAAGGCCCTCACATTCTCCACAATGATTGTGTAAAATCACAATATTGGTCTGGGCACAAAACAAAGCGAAGGAGGATCATGATTGCTTGGAAATAACTCCCTTGAACAATCTACACAGGAATTACAGTACTAACAAATCAAGAATACCTCCCTTATAATCACTAATAACCCTAGATAACACTTGCATGACTTTCAATCTGGAGGGAGGTAAACTCAGTATTGACTTATGAAGCACAAGTAGACTGAAAGACAAAGGAATTATGGCATACCAACTCCAAGGTTGTTGTCATTAACTTCTAGATTGTCTCAATACTACACTAGAGGCCTCAGCCTATTtaaaggaaagaaaacagaaaaattttAGCTTTTGGGTAAATGTCGATATAAGCCAAACTTTGAGACAAAATAatgtgaacatcaggggaggttcatagaaaaaaTTATAGTAATCCCTTGCCATATCAAGGTTCATCTATCGTGCCCTCAGTACTTTgcggatatttttatttattatgcagtactgtatataaatctatatcgtAAACACATTTTATCGTGGGTTTCTGCGGGCCCATACACTTACATTTATGTTTTTATGCTTTTACTATTTCTATGTTAAATATAGTAATTTTGGggctaaaattaatacagtaaaaagataaataaaaatacctCAGTATTGTATTATATAACAcaagaaatagaatatattaaaagcAAATGTGTAATGTTCCATAGGGCATACAAAGAATCACACAACTTGTATGGAAAACTAAACCTGGATAGTGTGGGGGAGTGGCCTAGCTTGCCCAGATTATTTCATACACAGCACACTATTAGCCAGTACTGTACTATAGTAGATATACGACTAATCAAAGCACATCATTCACTATCCTGGCTGTTAAATGGGTGTTCAACCATAAGGTCACTCAAGCTAATTGCAGCATTCAAAGCAGCACTTTATTCAGTTTGCTTTTACACATATGTAAGCCACATTGCTCCACATTATTATCCGAGTTTTGAGCCCTACAATGCCGACCAAATGTCCTGCACCTTCTAAACAGGGAAGATGAAATCCTCAACATGCTTAAGGATGGCAAAATCATTGCAAACGTTGTTCATCATTACAGCATCAATGAATGTATTGCTCGCTATACAGTATCAATAAAGATTGAAGGCATACTGTATAAGGACAGTATAAAATCTCATTTTAAGAGTGTTAAATTCCCATAATAATCTATTGTAATACAGACTTTACATAAGCTCTTTTGGATAATTGACTGTAGGAAGAACAACATTGTACTAGATACCAATACCATATGGATAAAGACCAGGCAGCTCTATGACAAGTTTACAGATTTTAGTGACAACAACCCAGAACTAGAGGGATCTATGATATCTCCCCCAAACTAACCAAATTTAATGCCAGTAAGGGCTGGTTTGATTAATTTCAAATGAGATACAACTTTAAGTGTTCCCCTACATAGAGAAGCTACCTCTGCTGACAAACGGCTGCTAATGAGTATGTAAATGAGAAAAGGCAGTGTCAGCAACTGCTGATTTACTGTTTCTCACCCTCATAAAAAAGAAAGCTCTGGTGTTCTGTCAGTGTAAATAGAAGTTACTATGCTGGACGACAACAAGGATGACACAGATTTAGCCCCACCTTATGAAGTTCTTGCTAAAGTGGTGCTTTCAGAGCTACTGTGCTGTACATTTgtctcatcatcaacatcatttacattattcagTACTGCATGATTAATCATCATCAATAAGTTTTAGTACATACATTATCATCACTGATGACTTCCAGTTTTGATTGTCTATGTAAGGATGTCTATAGTAAAAGTGAATTTTAGTTTAAAAGGTGCTTTAAGAGTTTAGAAATGGTTTATAAGAGTGTGGGGAGAGTGTATAAAAGCTcaattatatacaaataataaagatatgaaaaattataaaaataatgaggaaaatatgcagtactgtactgtatctacCAGGGGGTTGGTTGTTGGAATGCAACACCCGCGGTAGCCAAGGGATTACTGTattgattataattttaaaaacCTACCAAGGAAACTACTACCTTTAGGCTTCCACATTTGAAGAATTCTGATGTTCAACTACTGTAACTGCTTAGTTTATGTGGCTAAATGGTGTTAATGTCATTACTGATATTATAGTTCCGTCATTATTCATACAACCAAAGAAATAATTTCAGAGTAGATAAGTTTCATGTGAAACCATATCGTACATCAATATACCTAAAGTTAGAAAGGAGGGTATAGTTTAAAATTCTTAGGTCTAATCTGACATGAATCTTGAAGAAAAAATTAGTGATATATTTGAAATGCTATACTTGAATGTACTGTACTTGCATCTCTCAGTGATTAAGGATGAAGGTTTAATATTGATGAAGCATGCAGTAAACTTAAGATTACAAGCGACTTTTTAAACTGGTAATAAGTTACAGTAAAAACCAAAACCCACCAAGCATATCAATTAGGACTCCAACAAGTGGCAGTGAATCGCAATCACAATGAAGAATAAAATCACTAATGTAGAGTATCTGTGtactaccaattttttttttcccagattcTGAATTATCTTCCGTGGACTTCACTTTGTATTTCTGCTATTttacagatcttaaaatatttgatattattttttataattacttctaatatatagtttatttatttccttatttcctttcctcactgagctactgtACTTTCCATGTCGGAGACCTAGGGCTTGTACCATCATGCTTTTctgactaggtttgtagcttagctagtagtagtgataatgataataatgaagagtaTAAATTGCCTTTTTTTAAGGTAAAAGAACAAGAATATTAATCTAAATGCATCTGATCTTATTCCCCTTGATTACTATCTTCAGTTGAAGCagaaatatacattacatattGATACTGAACATCTTTTTGATCTAATGTAACAGAAAAGGGTTCCAACTCTACACTATCAATTTTTTCCAACTGCTTATCTAAGCTTTGGCCCACCATGTCTCTGTCTTCTTGAACCATATTTGGATCAATGTTGGAACTAATATTTGTTTCTACATGGTCCACAATTTGGGTGCTTACTTCATCATTTATAGCGGAAATGCCAGGATCAATTTGCGCAACTATATCATCAGCAACTTCATCCACATTAGCAGATATCTGATCAATTTGAGCTTGCATATGTGTTGTCATGTCTTCACTAACTGGGTCAACCATCTGTGAACTGACCTCTGAAACAATATCATGAATATCTGTCCTAATATGTGAGGTAATTTCATTATCAACATCACTTCCAATATCATGTATGTGATGGCTCATGTGAGAAGCTATTTCTCCAGTCACCTGATTGCCTATTTGACTCATCATTGATGGTAATGAACATTGGTCTGTTGCTTCAAGGCGAGTGGGATCAAGTGTTCCATCATCAATGTGGGATGACATATCAAGATGACCCTTTTGTTCAATATGCTCAGATGCCTTTAGGCTATTGGAAGTCTCGAGACAACTATTATTTGATTCCCTATCTCCTGAGTTGAGAGCATTTACCCCTTCAAGGGTATCTGCCGTATTCATATGGCTGTCAGGCTCAAGGTGTCTAGGAACTTCCAAATGGCCCCCAGGTTCAACCTGAAGTTGATGAGAAGTATCTAGTTGATGATGTGTAACTTCCAGGTGAGCCGCAGCATCCAAGGTGCCAGTAACTTCTAAATGGCATGGTGTCTCCAAATGATCAGAGTGATCTAGAGTGTGATTTGATGAACCTAGATCATTACCTACGGAAAGCTCGCTTGCTGTAAGGTGATGGGTTTCTACACTCAAACGGCTGGTAATATTGTCTTCATTATCCAACTGACTGTCATGAGACATGTGTTCAGCAGCATCTGCAAGCATACTGGTTTTCAGGTCTAGAGTATCACTCTGAGAAATTTCCATATCACCAAGAATTTGTACATTGATCAGAGACACACCAGGAGTCATTTCAATTTGGTCTGGGGATGCTTTTATTTGTAAAGACTCTACTGCGTCAAATTGCACAGCATCAACAGATGGAAGATCAGAGGTTGTATCTATGATACCTATAGGTTCAACTTTCAGTTCCTCTCCAGTAGAATATTCTTGTTTTTCTGGTAATTTTTCACATTCTGATAACCTGAAAGACTGAAGACCGCCATTATTATAAGAGTCGGCTGCAATTAAAAGATCATTTATTACTATAGAAGTCACATGTTCATTCTGCTGGACTGCTTCTTCCTGTTCAGGTTTTTGATGGATTATTGTCTCCTCCCGTCTCTTTTGTGTTGTTTGGCTATTgagttttctttttcctttcaatataatttctttacCATGAACTTCAGACATGTGCTTTTTCAAGTCATCTGTTCGTGAAAATCTTTCTCTACATAATTGGCAGATAAAAATGGAATGCTTTAAAAGATGTGTTACTAAGGAAGATTTTTTACGGTAATTTGAACCACAGTAATCACAGGTATGCTGAATTTTCAAATGTTTAACATTCATATGATGCCGATATGCAGTATCAGTTGTAAATTTTGACTTGCATTCTCTACAGGCCCAGGATTTTGCACTTCTGTGTACAGCATTGATatgaatatttaacttagccaccGTATAAAATTTTTCCCCACAAGTTTCACATATAACTTTCTTTTCCCCATGTGCATACAGCATGTGACTTTTGTATGGTACATGATAATAAAACACTTTATCACACTGTTCACAAAAATACTTAGTGCCTACATGATGGATTACATTACGGTGATATCGTAAGCCTGCTTTTGTTGTAAAAGATTTTTTACAATCTGTACATTCAATTTCTTTATGTTTCTCTTCTCCAATATCATGCATTTTAAATAAATGAGCTTTTAGTCTAGCCTTTGTGCTCAGGTAGCGACCACAAATATTACACTCTGTCCCTTGTTGATGAGCTGGGGCATGTTCACGTAGAGACAATCTGTTACTAAAGGTCTTGTCACATTCATCACATTTATAAACaccaattttcttccttttcacTCTGTGAGAGCCTTTTATATTATCAGCTATCTTTGCATCATCATTGTCTGTATGTTTTGAACAGTGCTGAACCCACAATGCAAGACTTTGGTATGATTCTTTACAAGAGGAACAATAATATTCTTTGGAAGAGATCTGTCTTCTAGAGCTTGACCTTGCTTGGTTTGGGGGCTTGTCACAAAATGACATATGCTCATTGCTATGTGGAGATGAATTGTAATTGATGTCATGAGTCTGTATTATGGAAGAACATGACATATCAGTAACAAACTTTCTTTTCTCCTTATGGGCAAGTAATGTTGCTTCAAACTTGTCTTTAATTGCTTGtttcttcaattttaaattttcttctatGCTGGAAATTTCATGAATAAGATTTATACAAATGGAGCATATTTTGAAACTAACAATAAAAATTTCTCGTTTTGGTTTGCCTACAATCCTTGTTAAAAGAGTAATACTTGTAGCTAAATTAGCATCGTGATTTTCAAAGTTATGGAACAAATTAAGACTTTTGCTCTCTTTACCACAAACAAAACAAACCTCACTCATCTTGACGTCTTCGTTGAAATAACCCTCAGaaattctttctttactttttccACAAGAAGAATTAGCTAAATAGTTACCTAAATGATCTACTATATATTCTGTATCATCAGAATTTTTCATTTCCATCACACCACCCAAGTCATTCTTAGTCTCCTTACTTAACACTAAATCTTCTTCAACACTGATATCCTTTGAAGCCTCTTTACTCAGCATCAAGGTTTCTCCAAAAGAGAATTTTTCAGTCTTGCTTGGGTACATAGGCACTGCAGTTTTCCTCAGACTTGAGGTTTTACCTTTTCTAATGTCTTCTGGGGCAAAATGTTTCTCACAAATTCCATTTCGTCGACCACTCACCAgatcaaaattctgaaaaaaaaagaaaattgtgaaaTCTCAGATATTGTTTACCAACTGCATacagtacttaactttcctgaaaTGGCACTtgacaaaatataattataaaataaaccaGTCAATAATTAAGTCAAGAAACTAGTGTTCTTAATTTCTAaacaaaaaactttctttttttagtgAGAACTAAAGTTCCATGATTTTATCACTGAAGTGTACTTATTACTGTATAGTTgaagtaaaaatacagtaataaaatgaaCCTATAAGGAAGCCATAATCAGTTGAATTTTCCTACGTAAGAGTACATCAATGAAAATAACCTGTAAAGAAGATATAATCAGTTGAATTTTCCTAACACCAGCTGGATGATTACCTTTTTAATTTATCAAGACCATTGGGGAAGGGTTGCTTGAAATCCCTCTCTAGTTGCTGGGTTCCTATATTTCAGTCAACTGTGCATTGATTTCAATTCTCTACCGCTCACACACACACTCGTAACTATTCAGATTTACATATTCACAAATAGTACAGtgtgtacatttttatatttacagtGTTAGTGAATATTATCCCTGAATTCTATAAAAATGCATTTATCCATGCATACTATCTTGTTGAAGCTGAAACTAAATAACATAAAAGTGAAagcaaatactgtactgtagtaaatgaaatttcaatttaaaaattagttatttctatacttgccttgcatttgtatggcttctctatTGAAGTGGGTTAAGTGCTGTCTGCCCTAAAACTgaaaatttactgttttctttccttgtaatagCCCAGCTCCTCTAGTGTTGTATGTACAGTATTGGGATCGTACGGCAATAGTACTTCCAAGGGTTAGCCATATCCCTTTGTCTTTCAGTCTCAAAGTCAAAACTACTTCAATAGGCTCTTGACATCACCTAGTTAGTGGGGAAGTGGTGAGGCATATATATGAACTCCAGGTGTGTATAGAAATGGCTACAGATAATCTTAtcaaaattctaattatttttatgaaccagCCCTGGTCCTCACATTGCTAAATCCACTCCTGACATGGAGGTGAAGTAGTGAAGgaaggtttgttccgtaactggaatacaaaccacactatttaaaaggggtattactttcggcgtagctgaaatgacgagccattatttttaacgagggtttactacccacactgctagttagcgggggttggggacgtgtttgagctcactttgctctcggctcggatagTGGTCGGACGTGTCCACTCTTATCCACGccatcatttggcagccatttaattgcctttgtcttttcttttttttagttctgtatatgtgaagttggcctctgtgatcatgcgcacctgccctaggATTCCAGACCACCCCTGTGAAACATTCATGTctgcggtcgagactgatcctcacaccctttgtccttcttgtaggggccaacggtgtgatagcaacaacaggtgtagggagtggtctacctcccagtgggagagattttcgCGACGGCGGAAGGAGAAGTCCAAACAGGatttttctccttcgaagatttctttgaaaggaaaaaacccaaggccttttcttccgttgcccaaacctcctccgaagctcccacttggttggtctcttttgagagaccgtcgagtggtagcgtagaccgatgtactgtttaccaacctcggggctcaagagatgacgttgcttcccctagcgaagcagctccacctctccccccgggggaggatatgtctctaaccttatttcagctttggtcctccttggggctaacaggttcgccctccaaggaggttttgcatAACTACATcggattgggtgccgctgtcaagcaatcgccgtcaccgtcagaggttgatcctctgtctcttgtcgaagttgtggtgtcagaggtatccaatacggtatcacccatcacctctgcctctccaaactctacgtTAGCTggcggcttagtttctcccgttcctgttcaacctacgaaggagaaactaagtccatcgtcagtctctccagctagtgtttctttcccttgggggagttcacttacagagactcctcttcggaggactgtagaaggtcagcttgctgatccaacagcccccagagggcgcattcgtcggaaggctcgccttccttttcgccatagaggccttccttcacctgcggtgaggaggtgcctctttggttTAACACCTttgatgcagtccaccgcagaggagcctcgagaccaatcatctatcactgctcctgcactggtcctggacctttctgcagatcattcgcgatctccttcggtggaaggtcgtccttttaaaggacacgtcgacctttcatccaacagacctgccgacctgccgtcaccatttCTACGTGGGCCTAACAAGGCTTCACCTAAGCACGCTAAGGCGCGCCAACCAGATACGCACTACatgccaacgaaacctgacgaacgctccttagtagttcgtcaggccccatcactaaaccctaacgcagggcatcaagggcgtacgcgccaacacgcgcatacgccccaacaggagcatagctccatcacgcgctgtGTGTGCCCTCATGCGCATACGCGCctacgttctcctgagcgccagGTCTTGCCTGCACCTACGTGCCAACACTCTCCTACGTGCccgcgcccagctgcgcgccaacactcacctgtgcgccagcactctcctgcacgccatcaacctcctgcgcactACCGCTCTCCCGCGCACCAGTGCTCTCCCACGCACCATCAGTCTCCTGCCCGCGTGCATACGCGCCCAACATacaactctcctgcgcgccaacgatctactgaaCGTAGTGCTGCTGGGAAGTCAACAAAGCTGGCTTCTTCCACGCACCGACCAGTACCATCCCGCTAGCGCTCACCTTCGCGCCAGCCGTCTCCTGCACGCATCCGCGAGGATACGCGCGTTCGCtcatcctctccaaaggatgcgcgccaacattctctcgcGCTCCCACGTgccccacatgattcaactgcgcgcctgtgtgctagggatctttctcctgaGCGCGTGCGCCCTACGACTGGTATAGGTGTGCGCGAACTCTCTCCCGCGTGCCCGCGCAATCAACGTATttatcctgcgcgcccgcgccaacagtcttccCCGCAGGAGCCcagatattctccctcgcgcgagcgtcaatatcctcccgcgtgcgagactactgaactacgcacggcaaggtcgccatcgcctcattcccctccccgcaagcgcataccaccgcgcattgtgggagaagggaagcaggtccaggatcccaaagccacaacaggcgaacccaccaatgatggggactcctcccagggatccttcaatccctgttccttcaaggggtatgtctgatagcgcatctgtcagccaacagccctggttcggtgcactgatcagagccgtaacgcaggctttcaagcctgtcttctctgaattgggacatagaaccatggcttcttctacccctttgaagagaaaaagaggagttccagacgcggtcacttccccaagggcgaaactgactccacgcagaccttcgaggctgattccttcctttcctcagactgcctctccttcccctTCGGACAAGATTTCCTGTCCCCAAGGGAATCAAGCGAAGAGAAACTTTCCCCCATCGCatcaatgggggaaacctctcctcgcccCGAGGGGTCTACTgagtcggggattgaaaggaacatgccaccctcgtcaatgttggagtcctacatccttcccaggaaggaatcaaaggactccaaaacattgccgaagtcctctactaggactaggatggagccaggtagccactcagggaatgtccgcgattgtccccaagaagagcctttggggacagaaggagacttcaatgcaagtcctacatcaggaggagaccagcaagagtcagaacatgcgttttggcaagttctgactctaatgagggctctcaacgggttttccgacccagagatccctcctctagagggcaaggacacagtcttggaccgtgtctttggtactcggaaaccctccaagaccagtgcagcactgcccttgTCTCAAGGgtttaagagtaccagggacaagatctctcaaCAGTTctctgagatgtcctcctccaactgttccggtgccgccaacaagctcctcccacatcCTCGCGtagagcagaggaggtacttcgagatccttgaggagccttgtttagctcttcctcttcaccactcgctggaagagctaaccccctcttgagagactctccaaccggcgggtttcgttctcggcagccgagatcctcaaccaggcgaaagttgcgaagtgtgctatgcaagccactttgtggctcgatatctggttggggaccttaggtatcctgatacgttctgaggatttctccaaagaacgtaccagaaaagctatggaaaccttccctctcaggtactcgcacgatcgtgtttctggtccaccaagtctcgaacttgtgggcaaataccatcctgaaacgtagctgagagattccatcagaaggtccctagcatcgAGATCAAtgggctcagacattcctccttagagggatccatcttgttcgaggctaaggatgtggaacatgccgctgagaggtggaggaagtctcatcaagactccctccttcatagggctttaacatccaagccctataagcctccagcaccacagcagtcccgtccagtcaagaccactaagatgacaacagcagcaaagaccttggtgtctaagccctttcctgtcaaagaaaggaaaggtaaagagtcctccaggggaggcaaaaatcctagagggagcagccgaggccccAAACGCTAGGAtaagcagtccccctgcatgtccaccagtggggggatgcctacaaagttgctcaaacaggtggaagcaactcggggccgattcctggacaatctctgtgatcagtctaggatatcatgtcccgttcataatatctctccctcccctgacgacgaatccagtgtcattgaactcccttcgGAGAGAAGTCCAgcccctgttgaagaagggcgctctccaagaggtcctcgacggatccccaggcttcttcagtcgactctttttttttgaagaatgaatgaatgatttaaagttttcaggcatcctgatatctaaggtcattgacgttggTTTTTTTGAagaaggcttctggaggctggagaccagttatcgacctctcagctctgaacaagtttgtcaaacaaactccattcagcatggagacggcagacacggtc
Coding sequences within:
- the LOC137616388 gene encoding uncharacterized protein isoform X3, whose product is MNFDLVSGRRNGICEKHFAPEDIRKGKTSSLRKTAVPMYPSKTEKFSFGETLMLSKEASKDISVEEDLVLSKETKNDLGGVMEMKNSDDTEYIVDHLGNYLANSSCGKSKERISEGYFNEDVKMSEVCFVCGKESKSLNLFHNFENHDANLATSITLLTRIVGKPKREIFIVSFKICSICINLIHEISSIEENLKLKKQAIKDKFEATLLAHKEKRKFVTDMSCSSIIQTHDINYNSSPHSNEHMSFCDKPPNQARSSSRRQISSKEYYCSSCKESYQSLALWVQHCSKHTDNDDAKIADNIKGSHRVKRKKIGVYKCDECDKTFSNRLSLREHAPAHQQGTECNICGRYLSTKARLKAHLFKMHDIGEEKHKEIECTDCKKSFTTKAGLRYHRNVIHHVGTKYFCEQCDKVFYYHVPYKSHMLYAHGEKKVICETCGEKFYTVAKLNIHINAVHRSAKSWACRECKSKFTTDTAYRHHMNVKHLKIQHTCDYCGSNYRKKSSLVTHLLKHSIFICQLCRERFSRTDDLKKHMSEVHGKEIILKGKRKLNSQTTQKRREETIIHQKPEQEEAVQQNEHVTSIVINDLLIAADSYNNGGLQSFRLSECEKLPEKQEYSTGEELKVEPIGIIDTTSDLPSVDAVQFDAVESLQIKASPDQIEMTPGVSLINVQILGDMEISQSDTLDLKTSMLADAAEHMSHDSQLDNEDNITSRLSVETHHLTASELSVGNDLGSSNHTLDHSDHLETPCHLEVTGTLDAAAHLEVTHHQLDTSHQLQVEPGGHLEVPRHLEPDSHMNTADTLEGVNALNSGDRESNNSCLETSNSLKASEHIEQKGHLDMSSHIDDGTLDPTRLEATDQCSLPSMMSQIGNQVTGEIASHMSHHIHDIGSDVDNEITSHIRTDIHDIVSEVSSQMVDPVSEDMTTHMQAQIDQISANVDEVADDIVAQIDPGISAINDEVSTQIVDHVETNISSNIDPNMVQEDRDMVGQSLDKQLEKIDSVELEPFSVTLDQKDVQYQYVMYISASTEDSNQGE
- the LOC137616388 gene encoding uncharacterized protein isoform X1, yielding MIMPRKCIMCGAPQSFHLAVFSFPKSHHERALWIDAVQKVIPNFSDPENFDLVSGRRNGICEKHFAPEDIRKGKTSSLRKTAVPMYPSKTEKFSFGETLMLSKEASKDISVEEDLVLSKETKNDLGGVMEMKNSDDTEYIVDHLGNYLANSSCGKSKERISEGYFNEDVKMSEVCFVCGKESKSLNLFHNFENHDANLATSITLLTRIVGKPKREIFIVSFKICSICINLIHEISSIEENLKLKKQAIKDKFEATLLAHKEKRKFVTDMSCSSIIQTHDINYNSSPHSNEHMSFCDKPPNQARSSSRRQISSKEYYCSSCKESYQSLALWVQHCSKHTDNDDAKIADNIKGSHRVKRKKIGVYKCDECDKTFSNRLSLREHAPAHQQGTECNICGRYLSTKARLKAHLFKMHDIGEEKHKEIECTDCKKSFTTKAGLRYHRNVIHHVGTKYFCEQCDKVFYYHVPYKSHMLYAHGEKKVICETCGEKFYTVAKLNIHINAVHRSAKSWACRECKSKFTTDTAYRHHMNVKHLKIQHTCDYCGSNYRKKSSLVTHLLKHSIFICQLCRERFSRTDDLKKHMSEVHGKEIILKGKRKLNSQTTQKRREETIIHQKPEQEEAVQQNEHVTSIVINDLLIAADSYNNGGLQSFRLSECEKLPEKQEYSTGEELKVEPIGIIDTTSDLPSVDAVQFDAVESLQIKASPDQIEMTPGVSLINVQILGDMEISQSDTLDLKTSMLADAAEHMSHDSQLDNEDNITSRLSVETHHLTASELSVGNDLGSSNHTLDHSDHLETPCHLEVTGTLDAAAHLEVTHHQLDTSHQLQVEPGGHLEVPRHLEPDSHMNTADTLEGVNALNSGDRESNNSCLETSNSLKASEHIEQKGHLDMSSHIDDGTLDPTRLEATDQCSLPSMMSQIGNQVTGEIASHMSHHIHDIGSDVDNEITSHIRTDIHDIVSEVSSQMVDPVSEDMTTHMQAQIDQISANVDEVADDIVAQIDPGISAINDEVSTQIVDHVETNISSNIDPNMVQEDRDMVGQSLDKQLEKIDSVELEPFSVTLDQKDVQYQYVMYISASTEDSNQGE
- the LOC137616388 gene encoding uncharacterized protein isoform X2, with the protein product MPRKCIMCGAPQSFHLAVFSFPKSHHERALWIDAVQKVIPNFSDPENFDLVSGRRNGICEKHFAPEDIRKGKTSSLRKTAVPMYPSKTEKFSFGETLMLSKEASKDISVEEDLVLSKETKNDLGGVMEMKNSDDTEYIVDHLGNYLANSSCGKSKERISEGYFNEDVKMSEVCFVCGKESKSLNLFHNFENHDANLATSITLLTRIVGKPKREIFIVSFKICSICINLIHEISSIEENLKLKKQAIKDKFEATLLAHKEKRKFVTDMSCSSIIQTHDINYNSSPHSNEHMSFCDKPPNQARSSSRRQISSKEYYCSSCKESYQSLALWVQHCSKHTDNDDAKIADNIKGSHRVKRKKIGVYKCDECDKTFSNRLSLREHAPAHQQGTECNICGRYLSTKARLKAHLFKMHDIGEEKHKEIECTDCKKSFTTKAGLRYHRNVIHHVGTKYFCEQCDKVFYYHVPYKSHMLYAHGEKKVICETCGEKFYTVAKLNIHINAVHRSAKSWACRECKSKFTTDTAYRHHMNVKHLKIQHTCDYCGSNYRKKSSLVTHLLKHSIFICQLCRERFSRTDDLKKHMSEVHGKEIILKGKRKLNSQTTQKRREETIIHQKPEQEEAVQQNEHVTSIVINDLLIAADSYNNGGLQSFRLSECEKLPEKQEYSTGEELKVEPIGIIDTTSDLPSVDAVQFDAVESLQIKASPDQIEMTPGVSLINVQILGDMEISQSDTLDLKTSMLADAAEHMSHDSQLDNEDNITSRLSVETHHLTASELSVGNDLGSSNHTLDHSDHLETPCHLEVTGTLDAAAHLEVTHHQLDTSHQLQVEPGGHLEVPRHLEPDSHMNTADTLEGVNALNSGDRESNNSCLETSNSLKASEHIEQKGHLDMSSHIDDGTLDPTRLEATDQCSLPSMMSQIGNQVTGEIASHMSHHIHDIGSDVDNEITSHIRTDIHDIVSEVSSQMVDPVSEDMTTHMQAQIDQISANVDEVADDIVAQIDPGISAINDEVSTQIVDHVETNISSNIDPNMVQEDRDMVGQSLDKQLEKIDSVELEPFSVTLDQKDVQYQYVMYISASTEDSNQGE